A stretch of the Papaver somniferum cultivar HN1 chromosome 6, ASM357369v1, whole genome shotgun sequence genome encodes the following:
- the LOC113289299 gene encoding putative FBD-associated F-box protein At5g50270 isoform X2, whose protein sequence is MEEPRDSPICNSIDRISNLPENLIHHILSFMDMIHVVYTCVLSKRWKNLWAITPILNLFSLAISNNNQNSGVPFQKFIKFVDQVFILRDNSNIQSVNFVCGKQRNFVIDISWAKGFLAAFGKNSLQFSNLRLVKLESYLPKHIIRALGWLRCISPNVESLSIVNLGMPSSDIPDSEDYFAGVPLDHLRSVEIRGLLGHFNELKLVEIIFKKAVVLEKMLLFSCKKSTTEKCLLTFGEKLLTLPRASSNITTFFI, encoded by the exons ATGGAAGAACCAAGAGATTCACCAATTTGTAATAGTATCGATAGAATTAGCAATTTGCCAGAAAACCTAATTCACCATATCTTGTCTTTCATGGACATGATACATGTAGTTTATACTTGTGTCTTGTCAAAGAGATGGAAAAATCTTTGGGCTATTACCCCAATTCTCAACTTGTTTTCACTTGCTATCAGCAACAACAACCAGAACTCCGGAGTACCatttcaaaaattcatcaaatttgtaGACCAAGTTTTTATTCTCCGTGACAACTCAAACATTCAAAGTGTTAATTTTGTTTGTGGCAAACAAAGGAACTTTGTCATTGATATATCG TGGGCCAAGGGTTTCTTAGCTGCTTTTGGCAAAAATTCCCTTCAGTTTTCTAATCTGCGACTCGTCAAGCTGGAATCTTACTTGCCAAAACACATCATCCGAGCACTAGGATGGTTGCGCTGTATTTCTCCTAATGTTGAAAGTCTTTCAATAGTGAATCTAGGG ATGCCAAGTTCGGATATACCAGACAGTGAAGACTATTTTGCTGGAGTACCGTTGGATCATCTTAggtctgttgaaattcgaggtcTTCTAGGACACTTTAATGAGCTCAAACTTGTGGAGATTATTTTCAAGAAGGCTGTGGTCTTGGAGAAAATGCTTCTTTTTAGTTGTAAGAAATCCACAACGGAGAAGTGCCTACTTACATTTGGTGAGAAGCTACTAACACTTCCAAGGGCGTCTTCAAATATCACAACCTTTTTTATCTAA
- the LOC113289299 gene encoding uncharacterized protein LOC113289299 isoform X1, with product MDLSRLTFMKLDSLPSDVNLTNRLFLKCPVLESLIIEGRLGHMDLQISSLTLEHLTIIDLVSKTSSKVKIDAPNLVSFKCREFISKCYVLENFASLVTADIYMKATKDEAGKIEHYKKNHWLFLTALSNAKEIRLSEWFLHLVRIYDSFLLFWWAKGFLAAFGKNSLQFSNLRLVKLESYLPKHIIRALGWLRCISPNVESLSIVNLGMPSSDIPDSEDYFAGVPLDHLRSVEIRGLLGHFNELKLVEIIFKKAVVLEKMLLFSCKKSTTEKCLLTFGEKLLTLPRASSNITTFFI from the exons ATGGATTTGTCTAGACTTACTTTTATGAAACTTGATTCACTTCCATCTGATGTTAACTTGACTAATAGGCTCTTCTTAAAGTGTCCTGTTCTTGAATCGTTGATTATTGAAGGTCGTCTTGGTCATATGGATCTTCAAATTTCTTCATTAACACTTGAACACTTGACAATAATTGATCTTGTTAGTAAAACCTCAAGTAAAGTCAAGATAGATGCTCCGAATCTCGTATCCTTCAAGTGCAGAGAATTTATATCGAAATGCTACGTGCTAGAAAACTTTGCTTCTCTAGTTACTGCTGATATATACATGAAAGCTACGAAAGATGAAGCTGGCAAAATAGAACACTATAAAAAAAATCATTGGTTGTTCCTGACTGCACTTTCTAATGCAAAAGAAATAAGATTATCAGAGTGGTTCTTGCATTTAGTACGTATATATGATAGCTtccttttattttgg TGGGCCAAGGGTTTCTTAGCTGCTTTTGGCAAAAATTCCCTTCAGTTTTCTAATCTGCGACTCGTCAAGCTGGAATCTTACTTGCCAAAACACATCATCCGAGCACTAGGATGGTTGCGCTGTATTTCTCCTAATGTTGAAAGTCTTTCAATAGTGAATCTAGGG ATGCCAAGTTCGGATATACCAGACAGTGAAGACTATTTTGCTGGAGTACCGTTGGATCATCTTAggtctgttgaaattcgaggtcTTCTAGGACACTTTAATGAGCTCAAACTTGTGGAGATTATTTTCAAGAAGGCTGTGGTCTTGGAGAAAATGCTTCTTTTTAGTTGTAAGAAATCCACAACGGAGAAGTGCCTACTTACATTTGGTGAGAAGCTACTAACACTTCCAAGGGCGTCTTCAAATATCACAACCTTTTTTATCTAA
- the LOC113289301 gene encoding pentatricopeptide repeat-containing protein At5g66520-like — MRRIERSMMQKIHGLKDLKQIHATIVKTSIPHDCSFQLSKLIELSALSCNRGCFLYAHKLLSQIQNPNLFLYNTMIRGSLINKQSNEATLLYMQMRKQNILPNNFTFPFVLRAFGEQFELKRGEEVHGCILKTGFGSNLFVLTTLLNMYSLCGRNSRAFTQVFDEMPVKDVVSWNSMISGHLRHGELDLARKLFERMPERDVVSWTLVIDGYVKNGHHDRSLSLFHQMQLVGVEPSVITLISVLTACANLGALELGRWIHCYIEKRKLKIDNKLGTALIDMYAKCGDIGKGLEVFSSLECGKDVITWTSVIVGLAMNGKCREALDFFTCMVMEGIKPDEITFLGVLCACSHQGFVNEGRQYFDSMMKDYHLMPRIENYSCMIDLFGRAGLLEEAKDLVENMPFQADSVILGSLFAACQTHKNVELGEQVMKLLVEIEPENKGNYVILSNIYAVAGRWENVAQVRKKLKEKGTRRVPGCSSIEVDYQVHEFLSGDRSHSRSMEIFEMLDLLRGYDK; from the exons ATGAGAAGGATCGAAAGATCCATGATGCAGAAAATACACGGTTTGAAAGATTTGAAGCAAATCCACGCCACCATCGTCAAAACTTCAATTCCCCATGATTGCTCATTTCAACTTAGCAAACTTATTGAGCTCTCTGCTCTTTCTTGCAACCGTGGTTGCTTCTTATACGCCCATAAGCTACTTTCGCAAATTCAAAACCCGAATTTGTTTCTATACAACACCATGATACGAGGATCACTGATCAACAAACAATCCAATGAAGCTACCCTCTTGTACATGCAAATGCGAAAACAAAATATACTTCCCAACAACTTTACATTTCCATTTGTTCTCCGCGCATTTGGGGAGCAGTTTGAGCTTAAAAGAGGAGAAGAAGTTCATGGTTGCATTTTGAAAACTGGGTTCGGTTCAAATCTGTTTGTTTTAACTACCCTTTTGAATATGTACTCATTATGTGGAAGAAATTCAAGAGCTTTCACACAGGTATTTGATGAAATGCCTGTGAAGGATGTTGTTTCTTGGAATAGCATGATTTCTGGACATCTAAGGCATGGGGAGCTTGATTTGGCGAGAAA ATTATTTGAGAGGATGCCTGAGAGAGATGTGGTTTCTTGGACGCTCGTGATTGATGGATATGTCAAAAATGGTCACCATGATCGTTCTTTAAGCCTCTTTCACCAAATGCAGctagttggagttgaacccagtGTCATAACTCTAATAAGCGTTCTCACTGCTTGCGCCAATTTGGGTGCACTTGAGTTGGGGAGATGGATTCACTGCTATATAGAAAAGAGAAAACTCAAAATAGATAATAAACTTGGTACTGCACTAATAGACATGTATGCGAAATGCGGTGACATTGGAAAGGGTTTGGAGGTTTTCTCCTCGCTGGAATGCGGGAAAGATGTGATCACTTGGACTTCGGTTATTGTAGGATTAGCCATGAATGGAAAGTGCAGAGAAGCTCTAGATTTTTTCACCTGCATGGTGATGGAGGGTATCAAACCAGATGAGATCACTTTTCTAGGCGTCCTATGTGCTTGTTCTCATCAAGGTTTTGTCAATGAGGGACGCCAATATTTTGATTCTATGATGAAAGATTACCATCTCATGCCTAGAATTGAGAACTATAGTTGCATGATTGATCTGTTTGGAAGGGCTGGTTTGCTAGAAGAGGCTAAAGATTTAGTTGAAAATATGCCTTTCCAGGCAGATTCAGTTATTTTGGGCTCTCTTTTTGCTGCCTGTCAAACTCATAAAAATGTGGAATTGGGGGAACAGGTGATGAAACTTCTTGTAGAGATTGAACCCGAGAACAAAGGAAATTATGTGATCTTATCAAACATATATGCCGTGGCAGGTAGATGGGAAAATGTTGCTCAAGTGAGAAAAAAGTTAAAAGAGAAAGGTACGAGAAGAGTACCTGGGTGCAGCTCCATTGAAGTTGATTACCAAGT